Part of the Lycium ferocissimum isolate CSIRO_LF1 chromosome 6, AGI_CSIRO_Lferr_CH_V1, whole genome shotgun sequence genome, TTCGTAATTTTGGGGCAAACCCTACAGTTTATGAGCTTGATGAACTTTCCAATGGGATTGAAATGGAGAATGCACTTGTTGAATTAGGGTGTAAGCCCAGTGTGCCAGCAGTGTTCATAGGGAAAGAGTTTGTTGGTGGTTCTAATGAGGTAATGAGCCTTAATTTGAGAGGCAATAAGCTAAAACAATTGCTTATAAGGGCTAAtgcaatttgggtataaactaTATTTACCTTCTACATGTGAGTTTAGAAATATAGGTAGCTAGCCGGTTATTGAGTATTTTTGTCAACTGGTAGGTGTTACGTTTCTCTTTTCTCCCGTTAATTTATACTTTCtgtatttgtaaactttttGAGTAATAATATTAGCATCTTTTTATTATACTAGCTATATTTTGTGCTTGATTTCTTCTCGTTGCTGAGGTTGTCTACACTAAACTTACTACAAATTACATTCAAGAGAGAACCCATTTTgtcttaattttttaaagagATAATGGTCAGATACACCACTCGCGCGTCACTTTTTTGTGAGTTTTCTACCTGAATTATCAGGTGTTTGTATTTTCTATCTGAATTAttaccaactatttatcaaaacacacctaaactatcaaTTGTTTGTGTActcctgaactatcaccaattaTTTGTCAAATACACCTCGACTAGTATCAGATGGTGCTGGAAACTCGCAACAAAGTGATACTTCAAATGTGTTTTTGcctattatcttttttttttttaaatttaaatttttcaattattaattatcCGCGTGGAGTGCCATTTGCCGCCAtttttaaacaaacaaaaatagaGAATGTACACGCaccatcacatactagttcaggtgtgttttgataaatagttagcGATAGGAAACGCAAACACCTGATAGTTCAGATAGAAACCcataaaaaaatgataattgaGGTTTGTTTTTTACCATTACctcttttttaaattattccACCGAAGAATTTGGCATAGACCTCTATCATATGAATAAAAATGCAAAATGTGAACAGATGGAGTGGACATAAAACCGGATCACCTCCTCAAAAAATAGATGAGAATTGGGCATTCCAACCGTTTACAAAATGCTCTCAAAAAGTAGGTGTTATGGTGTGTGATATAATAGTGGTCGGATATCATGAAGGTGGAGAGGACCGCTATCCTTAATACATGAGTTGGCCATACTTGTAACAAAAACTAGCAATAGTGTTAGCCTATGCATTA contains:
- the LOC132060690 gene encoding monothiol glutaredoxin-S1-like gives rise to the protein MERVMKLGAESPVVIFTKSSCCMSHTIESLIRNFGANPTVYELDELSNGIEMENALVELGCKPSVPAVFIGKEFVGGSNEVMSLNLRGNKLKQLLIRANAIWV